Proteins encoded in a region of the Drosophila busckii strain San Diego stock center, stock number 13000-0081.31 chromosome 2L, ASM1175060v1, whole genome shotgun sequence genome:
- the LOC108605724 gene encoding uncharacterized protein LOC108605724, with the protein MQLYTKLSVVLFTLLSLNLLVNAGYGNIAKVSQLTTRIVPILKSSTVVKQSEAMKLRPLDLTLMSRTRNMTQHQFAQMMEKCQSLHSKCTFAEDCCSLKCLKHQQYCIL; encoded by the exons atgcaactTTATACAAAGTTAAGCGTAGTGCTGTTTACGCTGctgtctttaaatttattagttaatGCTGGGTATGGCAATATAGCAAAAGTCTCTCAGTTAACAACTCGCATTGTGCCAATACTTAAGTCCAGCACTGTCGTTAAGCAAAGCGAAGCGATGAAACTTAGGCCGCTGGATCTGACATTGATGAGTCGCACACGAAATATGACACAG CATCAGTTCGCACAAATGATGGAAAAGTGTCAGAGTCTGCATTCAAAGTGCACCTTTGCTGAGGACTGCTGTTCGCTGAAATGCCTGAAGCATCAGCAATATTGTATTCTGTGA